The Spirochaetae bacterium HGW-Spirochaetae-1 genome includes a region encoding these proteins:
- a CDS encoding hemolysin yields MSIKTQEKFNFYSHLTGAVLSFAGLIFLVLAARGSMTALITALIYGLSIVFLFTASSLYHAFKKKENELSFWRKMDRMAIFFMIAGTYTPVSYFYLEGNWRWIMIALQWGLVGFGVFSQVFFPRAPRGLYAFIYLFMGWLAIFPIKQIVSRMSTYEIFMLFGGGIAFTLGGLVYAIKRPRMLPGVFSFHELFHITVLVGGSFHYAMICNAYFRVAA; encoded by the coding sequence ATGAGCATAAAAACCCAGGAAAAATTCAATTTTTATTCACATCTTACAGGCGCGGTTCTCTCCTTCGCAGGTTTGATATTTCTGGTGCTTGCAGCGAGAGGCTCCATGACGGCTTTAATTACCGCCCTCATTTACGGTCTTTCCATCGTTTTTCTTTTTACAGCGAGTTCCCTTTATCATGCTTTTAAAAAGAAAGAAAATGAGCTCTCCTTCTGGCGGAAGATGGATCGCATGGCTATCTTTTTCATGATAGCCGGAACCTATACGCCCGTTTCTTATTTTTACCTGGAAGGCAACTGGAGGTGGATCATGATAGCCCTGCAGTGGGGCCTTGTCGGTTTCGGCGTTTTTTCCCAGGTTTTCTTCCCCAGGGCCCCGCGGGGGCTTTACGCCTTTATCTATCTATTCATGGGATGGCTGGCTATTTTCCCCATAAAGCAGATAGTATCCAGGATGTCAACATATGAAATTTTTATGCTCTTCGGCGGTGGAATAGCCTTCACACTTGGCGGACTGGTCTACGCCATCAAACGTCCTCGGATGCTGCCGGGTGTATTCAGTTTTCATGAACTGTTTCACATAACGGTTCTCGTAGGCGGAAGTTTTCACTACGCCATGATATGCAATGCGTATTTCCGGGTTGCTGCATGA